Part of the Lolium rigidum isolate FL_2022 chromosome 6, APGP_CSIRO_Lrig_0.1, whole genome shotgun sequence genome, CCGGCCTGCGCCGTGACGTCGCAGGTTCCCGCGCTGGTGGTCGCCATGGGCGGGCTGACGGGCAACTACTGGCACGACTTCAGCGACATCATGATCCCGCTCTACCTCCAGGCGATCCGCTTCGACGGCGAGGTGCAGCTGGTGGTGACCAACATCCAGCGCTGGTACGTCGGCAAGTACCGGCACATCCTGGCGCGGCTGTCGCGGTACGAGGTGGTGGACATGGATAAAGATGATCAAATCCGGTGCTTCCCGGGCGCCGTGGTGGGCATCCGGATGCACAAGGAGTTCAGCATCGACCCGGAGAAGGAGCCCACGGGGCACTCCATGCCGGAGTTCACCAAGTTCCTGCGCACCGTCTTCGCGCTGCCCCGCGCCGCGCCGGTGCGGGTGGTGGACGGGAGCGAGAAGAAGCCGAGGATGATGATCATCTCGCGGCGGCACCCGAGGAAGCTGCTGAACGTGGCGGAGGTGACGGCGCTGGCGGAGCGGGTCGGGTTCGAGGTGGTGATCGGGGACCCGCCGTTCAACGTGGACGTGGGCGACTTCGCGCGGGAGGTGAACGGCGCCGACGTGCTGGTGGGCGTGCACGGCGCCGGGCTGACCAACTCGCTGTTCCTGCCGACGGGGGCGGTGTTCATCCAGGTGGTGCCGTACGGCAAGATGGAGCACATCGGGGAGGTCGACTTCGGGGTGCCGGCGGTGGACATGGGCTTGAAGTACATGGCCTActcctgcggcgtggaggagagcTCGCTGGTGGACACGCTCGGCAGGGATCACCCCGCCGTGAAGGATCCGGAGTCGGTTCACCGGAGCGGGTGGAACAAGGTGGCGGAGTACTACCTCGGAAGGCAGGATGTGAAGCTCGATCTTGAACGGTTCGAGCCCGTGCTGCTCAAGGCCATGGCAATGCTCAGGGAGTAACCGGCGATGATCGAGCTATGTAACATTGGTTGATTCGTATACTAGCTTAGAGCAGCCCCATTTTCTTCTCATTTCTCCCTATtaattcactttttttttttggagttcTTTTAAAGGGATGGATCAGTTTGACCAAAAGGTTTATACAGTATATACTTGTTCCGTTTTGTGCTCAGCCGGAAGAGCATATGACATCCTGATCACTTGAATCGCGATCGAGCAATGTTCAAACAATGAATGCCTTGCTTGTACCACCAAAGCTCGGAATATCTTTCGAAAGGATCAAGGAACAAGGAAAACAATGGGCCTACGATCCATGGGTAATGGGGGCCGTCTAAGCCCATTTAAGGCTGTCAGGAGAGAAGTTCACATCACGAGGTTGGCAAACGCTGACCAAGCCGAGACAATGCACTCGCTCGAAAGAAAAGCAGAGGTGGTGTCATTCTCGAGTTCTGAACACGACTGCGGTTTGCAGATACGTGCAAGCTTGCAACTACTCATTGCGCACAGCTTGGCACATGATAACCATGCAATTATGCAGATGAAATGAACTAATAAAACATACAAGAACGCAACAGCAGACTTCAATTCACCGACATGGGGTTCTTCTTGCAAGCCATGTCGCAAATCATGATTAGCATGAATCACGTAGAAAATCTAACGATCCGTTTACAAGTACTTACAACTCATTTACAGCCAAAACAAATTCAGGTGCAGACCAATTTGCAACTAAATGTTTTAAATTACAACCAAACTTGCAATTTAAGTGCATAAATCAAGATGCGGATCTGATGGTATAGAACTCGACAAGAAATAATTTAGCTGATGCAAATCACGATATAAATCAAGATGCCCTATCAACGATCTGCTTGTTGCGGCGGCCCCTGGACAACTGCAGCTAGCGGATACACCCAAGCTCACGAAATGGTCCTATGACGATGAGTTTTTTGTTGTTCGTGTGTGGGAGGAACCGTCATAATTTGTTGAAGATCAACCGGAAGATGCTGGCGGCAGGCAATGCCGAAAGAGCTTCAAGCCATCGACGACAATGATATCGCTCACCTGGCTCCCTAAGGGTCACCACACAATTAGCCACAAGTGGGTTTTCAAGTTGAAGAATGACCGGCACGGGCCGAACCGTTTGCTTGATAATGTGTTGA contains:
- the LOC124661776 gene encoding beta-1,2-xylosyltransferase XYXT1-like, with translation MMGGDHGGGKLVKSLRGAAQKYVGVAFFLGFFLVLLTYFTLSEQFAIAAPNAIRRTSPASPTPATPAVAERTPTQLPVKEEEAPKPEHEQVQEKPPPVDETEGHTQTEESPTQTEQDQPPIDDGGSSRLTVPAAEESAPAKKPACDIQGPWASDVCDVSVNVRIHGSERTVLIPPTIESGGSNPNPQSWSIVPYSRKHQAGMNVVTVRELATAAEAPACAVTSQVPALVVAMGGLTGNYWHDFSDIMIPLYLQAIRFDGEVQLVVTNIQRWYVGKYRHILARLSRYEVVDMDKDDQIRCFPGAVVGIRMHKEFSIDPEKEPTGHSMPEFTKFLRTVFALPRAAPVRVVDGSEKKPRMMIISRRHPRKLLNVAEVTALAERVGFEVVIGDPPFNVDVGDFAREVNGADVLVGVHGAGLTNSLFLPTGAVFIQVVPYGKMEHIGEVDFGVPAVDMGLKYMAYSCGVEESSLVDTLGRDHPAVKDPESVHRSGWNKVAEYYLGRQDVKLDLERFEPVLLKAMAMLRE